From Glycine max cultivar Williams 82 chromosome 11, Glycine_max_v4.0, whole genome shotgun sequence, the proteins below share one genomic window:
- the LOC100792318 gene encoding pentatricopeptide repeat-containing protein At3g62890, with amino-acid sequence MHTSSFQATTTPASPPTFSLLPRSVPFPILSLPLQLNPVPHRLRLQLPHPLPRQSELFTLSFSFSLLLNASPFSKPQPAHLHFLGVHIHAHVVKFGYACHVFVRNALIQFYCDCSRVGSAKRVFEEDTLCSDVVTWNSMLAGYVRNGEVRFAEKMFDEMPERDVVSWSTMITGYVLNGLLEDGLECFRDMRETKVRPNEAILTLLSVSAQLGLLGYGRFVHSTIEGLRFPMTVPMGTALVDMYLKCGCVEKARILFDGMAKKDVWIWNVMICGLASHDHAKEALALFQRFVGEGFQPVNVTFVGVLNACSRAGLVGDPRHYFKLMVDGYGIQPEMEHYGCMVDLLARAGLQIM; translated from the coding sequence ATGCACACGTCGTCGTTTCAGGCCACCACCACGCCCGCGTCACCGCCCACTTTCTCTCTCCTCCCCCGTTCCGTTCCCTTTCCGAtactctctctccctcttcaaCTCAATCCCGTTCCCCATCGTCTTCGCCTTCAACTCCCTCATCCGCTGCCACGCCAAAGCGAACTCTTCaccctctctttctctttctctctactcCTCAATGCGTCGCCGTTTTCTAAACCCCAGCCAGCACACCTTCACTTCCTGGGTGTTCACATTCACGCGCACGTGGTTAAGTTCGGTTATGCATGCCACGTGTTTGTTCGGAACGCTCTGATTCAATTTTATTGTGATTGTTCCCGTGTTGGTTCTGCCAAAAGGGTGTTTGAAGAAGACACCCTTTGCAGCGACGTGGTGACATGGAACTCCATGTTGGCGGGTTACGTGAGAAACGGAGAAGTTCGTTTTGCGGAGAAGATGTTTGATGAAATGCCTGAGAGGGATGTTGTGTCGTGGAGCACCATGATAACGGGGTACGTTCTGAACGGTCTCTTGGAGGATGGGTTGGAGTGTTTTAGAGACATGAGGGAGACAAAGGTGAGGCCTAATGAGGCTATATTGACTTTGCTTTCGGTTTCGGCGCAGTTGGGTTTGCTTGGGTATGGGAGGTTTGTTCATTCCACCATTGAGGGGTTGAGGTTTCCAATGACTGTTCCTATGGGGACTGCTTTGGTTGACATGTATTTAAAGTGTGGTTGCGTTGAAAAAGCTAGGATCTTGTTTGATGGGATGGCAAAGAAGGATGTGTGGATATGGAATGTCATGATTTGTGGGCTGGCTTCACATGATCATGCCAAGGAGGCACTCGCGCTGTTTCAGAGGTTCGTTGGTGAAGGTTTTCAGCCCGTGAATGTGACGTTTGTGGGTGTGCTTAATGCTTGTAGTAGGGCTGGTTTGGTTGGTGATCCGAGGCATTACTTTAAGTTAATGGTGGATGGTTATGGCATTCAGCCAGAGATGGAGCATTATGGGTGCATGGTTGATCTCCTGGCTCGGGCTGGTTTACAGATCATGTGA